The Cryptococcus deuterogattii R265 chromosome 3, complete sequence genome has a segment encoding these proteins:
- a CDS encoding DNA-directed RNA polymerase III subunit RPC5: MDLPHDNIEAVVDSIDPYPEPPESDGPHLSASDAHPIIHDLPGPSTTYIPRQPSPPLPDLRTRSFPVVDATDDEDDEDDEPIATLPIYLSPGLGEQGLDLYQYPLQHRDISVPTWARDRGKTISTRVKEKVGRVEVEIPVDAGAAYWREDRASDLGFVVDVNGDDGPVGGYGFGGKEKDKKGREKAPKKKEEKWGDKMRLRSELVPNVTGYYSGVVRDGALHLHPISRVLQFRTSLGYLDDVDQKSRSRRLANGAVNGAGDSDEEEAPKKKKAPPAPVAKPRRVLDEEDNDGTGSIKDFRNKMWAMAIKEDEDSWVGYSWKAGEDDAVGDALGSLILDEEKRERLTCQTRPLDYLDRAV, from the exons ATGGACTTACCCCACGACAACATAGAGGCAGTCGTAGACTCCATTGACCCATACCCAGAACCTCCCGAATCAGATGGCCCACACTTGTCCGCGAGCGACGCACATCCCATCATCCATGACCTTCCCGGACCCTCCACAACATACATCCCTCGCCAGCCTTCGCCGCCCTTGCCAGATCTGAGGACAAGAAGCTTCCCAGTCGTGGATGCCACcgatgacgaggacgacgaagacgacgaaCCGATAGCTACTTTGCCCATCTATCTGTCTCCAGGCTTGGGCGAGCAAGGTTTGGATTTGTATCAGTATCCTCTGCAACATCGGGACATCAGTGTTCCCACATGGGCTAGAGATCGGGGAAAGACCATATCGACCCGtgtcaaggaaaaggttgggagggtggaagtggaaatTCCTGTTGACGCTGGCGCGGCTTACTGGCGAGAAGATCGCGCTTCAGACCTTGGTTTTGTTGTGGACGTCAACGGGGACGACGGCCCTGTTGGTGGATACGGTTTtggtggaaaagaaaaggataagAAGGGCAGGGAAAAGGccccaaagaagaaagaagaaaaatgggGTGacaagatgagattgaggagtGAATTGGTGCCCAATGTTACGGGGTACTACTCTGGTGTGGTCCGAGATG GAGCtttacatcttcatccaatcTCTCGTGTACTGCAATTCCGAACTTCGCTCGGATATCTCGACGACGTCGACCAGAAATCACGCTCCCGTCGATTAGCAAATGGCGCTGTCAACGGCGCCGGAGATTccgacgaggaggaggcgcccaagaagaaaaaggctCCACCTGCCCCTGTTGCCAAACCACGTCGTGTTCTggacgaagaggacaaTGATGGCACTGGATCTATTAAGGATTTCAGAAATAAGATGTGGGCCATGGCTAtcaaggaggacgaggataGCTGGGTGGGCTACAGTTGGAAAGCCGGAGAA GACGACGCAGTGGGAGATGCGCTTGGGTCGCTGATTctggatgaggagaagagggagaggctGACATGCCAAACGAGACCGCTTGACTACCTTGACCGGGCGGTATAG